The Vigna unguiculata cultivar IT97K-499-35 chromosome 6, ASM411807v1, whole genome shotgun sequence genome contains a region encoding:
- the LOC114187075 gene encoding heparan-alpha-glucosaminide N-acetyltransferase isoform X1, which produces MAEIKGEHSLNVSEALPLSDTKLPKSKRVASLDIFRGLTVALMILVDDAGGQWPMIGHAPWNGCNLADFVMPFFLFIVGMAIPLALKRIPNRVVAVKKVVVRTLKLLFWGLLLQGGFSHAPDNLTYGVDMKHIRWCGILQRIALAYLVVALVEIFSRSAEDRDPEPTQLSIFKLYYWHWLVGACILAVYLALLYGMYVPDWQFTVHNPDSIYNGTTFTVTCGVRGKLDPPCNVVGYIDREVLGINHMYKRPAWRRSEACTEKSPYEGPFKRSAPSWCYAPFEPEGLLSSISAILSTIIGLHFGHVLVHLQDHSSRLKHWILVGLTLLGSGLILHFTHAIPLNKQLYTLSYVCVTSGAAALVFSAFYIVVDIWGLTLLFLPLKWIGMNAMLVYVMAAEGIFAGFINGWYYDDPHNTLTYWIQKHVFINVWHSKRVGILLYVIFAEILFWAFVAGILHRLGIYWKL; this is translated from the exons ATGGCCGAAATCAAAGGCGAACACAGCCTCAATGTTTCCGAAGCGCTTCCTCTTTCAGACACAAAGCTGCCTAAATCAAAGCGTGTCGCGTCGCTAGACATCTTTCGCGGCCTCACTGTTGCG TTAATGATCTTGGTTGATGATGCCGGAGGGCAATGGCCTATGATTGGCCATGCGCCGTGGAATGGCTGCAACCTTGCTGATTTTGTGATGCCTTTCTTTTTGTTCATTGTGGGGATGGCCATTCCTCTGGCTCTCAAG AGAATACCAAATAGAGTTGTAGCTGTAAAAAAGGTTGTGGTTAGAACACTCAAACTCCTCTTCTGGGGATTGCTCTTGCAAG GTGGTTTCTCTCATGCTCCGGATAATCTAACATATGGTGTTGACATGAAACACATAAGGTGGTGTGGCATTCTTCAG AGAATTGCTCTGGCATATTTGGTTGTGGCACTAGTGGAGATATTTTCAAGAAGTGCAGAAGATAGAGATCCAGAACCCACCCAACTCTCAATATTCAAGTTGTACTATTGGCATTG GCTAGTGGGGGCTTGCATACTTGCTGTTTACTTGGCTTTACTATATGGAATGTATGTTCCGGACTGGCAATTCACTGTCCATAACCCAGACAGCATATACAATGGGACAACTTTTACT GTGACCTGTGGTGTCAGGGGAAAACTCGATCCCCCTTGTAATGTTGTGGGATATATTGACAGAGAGGTGCTTGGAATCAACCACATGTATAAGCGTCCAGCGTGGAGAAGATCTGAA GCTTGCACAGAGAAATCCCCATATGAAGGACCTTTTAAAAGAAGTGCACCTTCATGGTGTTATGCTCCTTTTGAGCCAGAAGGACTTTTAAG CTCAATATCTGCTATTCTCTCCACAATCATTGGATTGCATTTTGGACATGTACTCGTACACTTACAG GATCACTCTTCTAGGTTGAAGCACTGGATTCTCGTTGGCTTAACACTCCTTGGTTCAGGACTTATTCTTCACTTCACTCATG CCATTCCTTTGAATAAACAGTTGTACACACTAAGCTATGTTTGTGTGACATCTGGAGCAGCAGCATTAGTTTTTTCAGCCTTCTACATTGTG GTTGATATTTGGGGTTTGACATTGTTGTTCTTGCCTTTGAAATGGATTGGTATGAATGCCATGCTTGTTTATGTCATGGCAGCTGAAGGAATCTTCGCAGGATTCATCAATGGGTGGTACTATGATGACCCTCATAATACACTG ACTTATTGGATACAAAAGCATGTCTTCATTAATGTTTGGCATTCGAAGAGAGTAGGAATCCTGTTGTATGTTATCTTTGCGGAGATCCTATTCTGGGCCTTTGTTGCAGGCATTTTGCACCGATTGGGTATATATTGGAAgctttga
- the LOC114187075 gene encoding heparan-alpha-glucosaminide N-acetyltransferase isoform X2: MAEIKGEHSLNVSEALPLSDTKLPKSKRVASLDIFRGLTVALMILVDDAGGQWPMIGHAPWNGCNLADFVMPFFLFIVGMAIPLALKRIPNRVVAVKKVVVRTLKLLFWGLLLQGGFSHAPDNLTYGVDMKHIRWCGILQRIALAYLVVALVEIFSRSAEDRDPEPTQLSIFKLYYWHWLVGACILAVYLALLYGMYVPDWQFTVHNPDSIYNGTTFTVTCGVRGKLDPPCNVVGYIDREVLGINHMYKRPAWRRSEACTEKSPYEGPFKRSAPSWCYAPFEPEGLLSSISAILSTIIGLHFGHVLVHLQDHSSRLKHWILVGLTLLGSGLILHFTHAIPLNKQLYTLSYVCVTSGAAALVFSAFYIVVFYS, encoded by the exons ATGGCCGAAATCAAAGGCGAACACAGCCTCAATGTTTCCGAAGCGCTTCCTCTTTCAGACACAAAGCTGCCTAAATCAAAGCGTGTCGCGTCGCTAGACATCTTTCGCGGCCTCACTGTTGCG TTAATGATCTTGGTTGATGATGCCGGAGGGCAATGGCCTATGATTGGCCATGCGCCGTGGAATGGCTGCAACCTTGCTGATTTTGTGATGCCTTTCTTTTTGTTCATTGTGGGGATGGCCATTCCTCTGGCTCTCAAG AGAATACCAAATAGAGTTGTAGCTGTAAAAAAGGTTGTGGTTAGAACACTCAAACTCCTCTTCTGGGGATTGCTCTTGCAAG GTGGTTTCTCTCATGCTCCGGATAATCTAACATATGGTGTTGACATGAAACACATAAGGTGGTGTGGCATTCTTCAG AGAATTGCTCTGGCATATTTGGTTGTGGCACTAGTGGAGATATTTTCAAGAAGTGCAGAAGATAGAGATCCAGAACCCACCCAACTCTCAATATTCAAGTTGTACTATTGGCATTG GCTAGTGGGGGCTTGCATACTTGCTGTTTACTTGGCTTTACTATATGGAATGTATGTTCCGGACTGGCAATTCACTGTCCATAACCCAGACAGCATATACAATGGGACAACTTTTACT GTGACCTGTGGTGTCAGGGGAAAACTCGATCCCCCTTGTAATGTTGTGGGATATATTGACAGAGAGGTGCTTGGAATCAACCACATGTATAAGCGTCCAGCGTGGAGAAGATCTGAA GCTTGCACAGAGAAATCCCCATATGAAGGACCTTTTAAAAGAAGTGCACCTTCATGGTGTTATGCTCCTTTTGAGCCAGAAGGACTTTTAAG CTCAATATCTGCTATTCTCTCCACAATCATTGGATTGCATTTTGGACATGTACTCGTACACTTACAG GATCACTCTTCTAGGTTGAAGCACTGGATTCTCGTTGGCTTAACACTCCTTGGTTCAGGACTTATTCTTCACTTCACTCATG CCATTCCTTTGAATAAACAGTTGTACACACTAAGCTATGTTTGTGTGACATCTGGAGCAGCAGCATTAGTTTTTTCAGCCTTCTACATTGTGGTATTTTATTCGTAA
- the LOC114187867 gene encoding E3 ubiquitin-protein ligase RFI2, which yields MGLGNDDDDGETKKSFGSVACSICLEFVTDSGDRSWATLQCGHQFHLDCIGSHFNVKGAMQCPNCRKIEKGQWLYANGGRSYPEFSMDEWSQDEDLYDVSYSEMSFGVHWCPFGNLARLPSSFEEGDFSSTAYHDMLGHQAMFAEHTAVSSSSHPCPYIAYFGPIHPSTSNSGGTVSEASNFSPWNGVPGDMPTSYTFPAVDLHYHSWDHNSSHFSSASSRLGTTDQISVSAGSQRPARGVSEVPRSGSFMHPFLVGHSSAARAGNTVASSMIPPYPGSNARARDRVQALQAYYQPQRHHNSASVRTPVASSTRRSSSLSGSIHLPQVPSSPDQSSGYVYIPGSVAHNFPEESLIPNRFHAWDRDHLPSLALNHVGRESSWRAYHQTASVSDPSIRSSSFRLRHESERMPSQNR from the exons ATGGGTCTTGGAAACGATGACGATGATGGAGAAACGAAGAAGTCCTTTGGTTCAGTGGCGTGTTCGATTTGCCTTGAGTTTGTTACGGATAGCGGGGATAGATCCTGGGCCACGCTTCAATGCGGACATCAATTTCATCTCG ACTGCATTGGCTCGCACTTCAATGTAAAGGGGGCAATGCAGTGCCCCAATTGTCGTAAGATTGAGAAAGGTCAGTGGCTTTATGCTAATGGAGGTCGATCATATCCAGAATTTAGCATGGACGAATGGTCTCAAGATGAGGATCTATACGATGTTAGCTACTCTGAAATG TCCTTTGGCGTTCACTGGTGCCCATTTGGAAACTTGGCCCGACTTCCTTCATCTTTTGA GGAAGGGGATTTTTCATCAACTGCAT ATCATGATATGCTGGGACACCAAGCTATGTTTGCTGAACATACAGCTGTATCATCTTCTAGTCATCCTTGCCCATATATTGCCTACTTTGGACCAATACATCCCTCCACTTCCAACTCTGGTGGAACAGTTTCCGAAGCTTCTAATTTCAGCCCCTGGAATGGTGTACCTGGTGACATGCCAACCTCCTACACATTTCCTGCTGTTGATCTTCATTATCACAGTTGGGATCACAATTCCTCTCATTTTTCTTCTGCCAGCAGCCGTCTTGGCACCACAGATCAGATCTCAGTATCAGCTGGTAGTCAAAGGCCAGCCAGGGGTGTTTCAGAGGTCCCCAGATCCGGATCTTTTATGCATCCCTTCCTTGTTGGTCACAG TTCTGCAGCTAGGGCTGGGAACACTGTTGCATCTTCAATGATCCCTCCTTATCCTGGCAGCAATGCTCGGGCCCGTGATAGAGTTCAGGCTCTTCAAGCATACTATCAACCTCAGCGACATCATAATTCTGCCTCAGTACGAACACCTGTTGCTTCTAGCACTCGAAGATCCAGTAGTCTTAGTGGGTCAATTCACTTACCGCAGGTGCCCTCGTCACCGGACCAAAGTAGTGGCTACGTTTATATCCCAGGTTCTGTAGCACACAATTTTCCAGAAGAATCTCTTATACCTAATCGCTTCCATGCTTGGGATAGAGATCATTTGCCTTCATTGGCATTAAACCATGTTGGTAGAGAATCAAGTTGGAGAGCATACCACCAGACTGCCAGTGTATCAGACCCAAGTATCAGATCCAGCAGCTTTCGATTACGGCATGAATCGGAAAGAATGCCTTCACAAAATCGGtga